The Spodoptera frugiperda isolate SF20-4 chromosome 8, AGI-APGP_CSIRO_Sfru_2.0, whole genome shotgun sequence DNA segment AAGCGTTAGAAGAAGCTCTAGCGTACAAGGACCAGAGACAGGCTGCTCTGGGAGATGAAACAGATGTAGCAAAAGGTATGTTCTTACAGTTCTTACATTAATATTTGAAACATGAAGCTGTATTTTCCAGCTCaatatttagttgtatcatTAATTGTCAGTAACTATTGCCCGAACtcaacgctactcaattttaagacactctcaaatgtagtactgtcactatcaattctttataaaatgacagagatagcatgatataaaactaaaatgatatatgtaaaacttaaaattgagtagcgtttgagtattcggttGTAAGTGTGTCAGGTAATTCAAACTTGAAGTAGAATTAATAACAACCAATGttctgaaaattttatttatcaatacaatttacatttcattacacaataaaactaacctaatacaaaatcaatattaatagcAGCAACTAGAATGTTCATAAAaatcacattattataatgCTTGATAACAATTGTATCTCTCTTTTATCGTAGAAACCGAAGAAGAACCAGAAGCTCCTCCAGCCCCAGTGATCAGTACAGAGTATGATGCAGAGGAAGATGAGGGAGACTCTGATGATGACAACATTCCTGATGCTCCACAACCACCCGTCATCTCTAAAGGAGAAGTATGTTCATTTTACTAATCATACATAACTTAAGGCAAAGACTATAGAATGCCAATTATTATGAATCTGTGTCTGTGTGTTCATTGGTTAAGCATACTTGTAATTTACTTCTACTAATCATTACAATCTTCAATTGTGACTACTTACTCTACTCTATGACTTCTCAGTATTGTTTTTCACTTGACAAACTAACTGACTGAAATAAGAATGTTACATTTAGTAGGTTATTCATAATGATTTCAAGAAATATTAAGTACTGGTTACGTAAATCACAACTAATTTATATGTAACACAATTGAAGttgtttataaaactattttttatgtatattccAGGGCACAGCaaacaaagcaaataaaaataaaagaaagaagaaaaagaagaaggcaGCCAGACAGAAGAGGCGAGAGGAAGCCAAGAAGAAAGATGATGACGCCGCTGCATCAGGACAGGATGATGGCAAGAAATCCAGTGATAAAGAGAATGAAAAGGAGGTGGAAATTGAGTGagtttgtcattttattttattacgacttcgttcgcgtggaatagtgacttccggcaaatttttggttttaaccacatagttcccgatctcgcgggatatcttcaaaaatgagatgtggaagatattccagggaactcttcaaaaatcaacataatgagctctgcgtttgaatttaatagatgtatactcacttagggcattggaaaaatagtttaaaaacggacttaaactaacttaaaactaaagaaagctacgaattacgaatttataacaattaaaaaaaaactatattacaacctatcctctatgctataataaccaagcttaaactaaataatttaaaagaaacgacttaaatctaatctaattaaaaaaaaatagacttacaattttattaaaaaaactaactacagtaactactaataatcgatatcaaactaaacctacgttaaatagtttaaccaaaaaaccaggaaaacccaacaaataaacttattaattgacaaatacaacgaaaccaatttagaatatacgaaacagcaggaccactacagacaaataatcatacgactgataatacactttttctacgatagtaccgaagcgctcggccgatacccaaccaaatgaatgtaacgaaaccatagcgcgatctatttcgatcccaacgccatctatcgaggataaagacaacttggattatttatttatactccgttcgggcattttctttgtactaaaagtttaattatattgatattatttttttcatacctttttactatttatttacttttttcgatgaattaaaacaataacatgaaccgaagtcgtgtaacgatcgacatagaattatctatactccgttagagcattttctttgtactaaatgttttattatattgatattatttttttcatacctttttactatttatttactttttttcgataaattaaaacaataacatgaaccgaagtcgtgtaacgatcgacatagaattatttataaataatttatttcttatttttattttttgatttttgaaataaaaatatatctatgtcctttctaaggttctaaactatatctgtaccaaatttcaaccaaatccgtcaaatagttgcggagattaatggtataagcatagaatgttcgacgtgattctttaatttgacataacttttttatttatgaaccgattgacatgaaacaaacactaaatgtaaatttaagcatcccacaatatattcgtgaaaaccgcatccaactcggatcagccgtttctgagattagcgcgcacagacgaacagacaaacagacaaacagacaaaaaaaaagttaattacatttttgggttcgacatcgacataacaataacccctgctattttttttatttttattttcaatgtacagacagcacttttctacgattttattatatgtatagattcttATACATTTTTAGATCATTTAATGAGTTCTTACTACATGAGTGTGGTAGTTGTTACAACTGTAATGATTTTCACATCATGAACATTTGTATGAACAAAAGTATTCTTATTTTAGGATTAGGCTTATTTGGAATACTACAAACAAGCTTGTATAACTAGATACATGAATGTAGATTATAATAGATTGTTAGAAGATAgagaattatataataatttatagtaagaacacaaaattataactttttaaacaatGTTCTTATGAAAAAAGACTGCTTGTTGTTCACCCCTTCATTTGTCATgcaatgctactcatgaatatgagccactagcctagcttgaaactagtcataTTAAAGTCGAACTGCTATGTAACTAAGCTTTTGAACATaattagcttcactgacagacagactgacggacaattcaatttgacgtttcaaaagtgccttatttaggattaattgaaataaatgctttgactttgactttgaattaatATGTCACCAGGTATGTACAAGAAAACATACAGTTCCATGAGTTGGAGCCTATGTACCGTCAGTTCCATCGCATTCTGGAATCGTTCAAGATCACGGAGAAGAAGGATGACGCCATCAAAGAAGAAGATAAGGACGCTCCCAAACCTTCCAAGCCTCAGGAGAAGGTGCAGGACCAGTTCGCTGCTGATGAAGAGGCAGTTGAGGTAAGATATTATttgttgaaaatattgtttcagTAACTTTAGCTAGCCTTGacttatttgatattttgtaagTTTATAATGTGATCTACATCAGATTATAAACAACAGCTAcgatgttaaaataaaactcttgaattaacttaaaattttgaagtaattatgtaaaaacttCACTTTTTTGAAGTCTACAAATAATGCATACAGTGTTCTCTTTGAACTATGAGCCTTGTGGTGTGGTTTATAACTTAAGCATAAAAAGCAATCCATTTtcactattattaatttaattcttacAACATCAATTCCAGAAAAACGCTGCAGATGAAAAGGAAAGGCTCTCAAAACGTAAATTAAAGAAGTTGTCGCGGCTGTCTGTGGCCGAACTCAAGCAGTTGGTGTCTCGGCCAGACGTGGTTGAGATGTATGACGTCACAGCTCGTGATCCCAAGCTGTTGGTGCAGTTGAAAGCACACAGGAACACTGTGCAAGTACCGCGACATTGGTGCTACAAGAGAAAGGTAaggttttatctaaatattgtaatattatatttagagcTATTAATCATAACAAACAAATGATATTCATAACTATacttgtttgattgtttgaacacgttaatctctggaactactgctcaggtttgaataattatttttgtattagataGCGCATTTAGTGTTGAAGGCTATAGGCTGAAAATATAATCAATAGAAACTACGCGGAGGAAGGTTTTATTAATTCGTTTGAACCCCTAGTCTTCCTGCGGGTGTTATAAGAACcgacgaagggactacagaaaCTGGGCAGTAGAGTGTGCTCTAGTTACTGGgccttttaaaaactttatacgCTTTTTTGTATAGAAGGCCAAGTTCAGCAATAAATTTCAGGAGCTGTTGATGTAAAAATACACCGAAAATACCaaacataattgtattatagtaaactaattaatttaacgattattatattcaaaatgttttctttattcaCAGTACCTTCAAGGCAAGAGAGGTATCGAAAAGCCTCCCTTCGATCTTCCGGACTTTATCAAGAAAACTGGTATCATGGAAATGAGGGCCTCCCTGCAGGATAAGGAGGAAACCAAGACCCTTAAAGCCAAAATGAGGGAGAGGACCAGGCCAAAACTTGGCAAAATTGATATTGATTATCAAAAACTTCATGATGCATTCTTCAAGTAAGTTGAGACCTTATTATAAAAGCTTTAAAGTTCTTAGTACCTTGATTTCAATTTAGACTAAATATTTGGTTGAGGTAGTTACCTATGTGTtttttttcctatatttttcaatttaaatgtgaTCATAAAAGCAAGTTATTAAAACTGCGTTATTTCTGATCATGTTACACCAGTTTAAAGACTGGATTGTGCATTTTTTCTTTAGCTGAAGACTTCAAGTTGGAATTTTATGGAATGTAGACAGAGACCATACATGTGTTGGTAAGTATGTGttatacacattattataaataggttTGTATTTCTCTGagctttaaataaattgcaAGAGTTTTGCAGTcagtcaataaaatataattatcttttttaaactttgcaccacgctaggattttctcctatgtcgtaggtgcgtttacaaacaacacccggacccgaaacaacaatttgtgcaggAATCGAATTCGCTACACATAGCacagcagccggtcacccagctACCGCATCAACTGTGCAGTAATTCATTTGACGACTCTATATGTTAGTTTATGCGTTGGTTACAAGTGCTAGTCGAGCACAATGTCAATCTGATTTCCAGTGAACATAAAGTATAATTGGAATTTTCTATCTCGACATTTTCTAATTAGATACAAAACTTCTGTTTCTGACACAAAATGTTGAATGTCACAGGATTGTTACCTAAACGTTTtctgatataaatatttgttctcAAACATAGATGGCAAACCAAACCTCGGATGACAATCCACGGCGACTTGTACTACGAAGGCAAGGAGTTTGAGACGAGGCTGCGTGAGAAGAAGCCGGGCGACCTCTCCGAGGAGCTGAGGACTGCACTCGGCATGCCCGTCGGACCAGGATCACATAAGGTTAGTATAGATAAGCTTGCACTAATGTGTATTAtgtcatttaataataaataggtttcttaagggttGGCATGTAATGCACCAAGTGTTGTAAGcattcataggccacggtaaccacttactatcgggtgggccgtgtgctttcttgccacagtcgtggtataaaaaaatattgtattatttagaAGTTTATTACATGATATCCATGATTTTCACGATTAGTAGAGATGCTGGCAACGTGTcgttggttcgattcccgtgtggaacaattattattgtcccgatgatccataaattgttgtccATCATCTGGTTGTGATATGGTGggtgtaaattttttgtatttggaaactcacccacgacacagaaaatACCATTTGATAGGACGATTATTTATTCAGAATTACAGTATAGCCACAttcacataatatttattatacaaagaaGAGCACGCATTTTCCATTTTTTAactataatcaaaataaataatgacttagtctttaaataaatatacgttaTTCTTTCCAGGTTCCCCCGCCATGGCTGATTGCCCAGCAGCGTTACGGCCCGCCCCCCTCCTACCCCAACCTGAAGATTCCCGGCCTCAACGCACCCATCCCTGAAGGTTGTGCCTTTGGTTACCACGCCGGAGGTTGGGGCAAACCACCCGTAGATGAGACTGGAAAACCGCTGTATGGAGATGTGTTCGGTCACCAGAGTAGCGGACAGGATGTGagttgaaataattttgtatggtCTTCTGTAGTagttaaatgaataatatttagtaaCGATATTATTATGGGCtccaatataaaatatagaattgCTGAAGTCAATGTTTTTTTCAAAAAGTAGACAAGGTTTTCATTTCCTGTCTGATgtactgtttttaatttttattattgttttagttcAGAATGTAAAATTctctttatttgcaaaactaataacaatttTCAATCTAATTGTTAAGATTGTGTTTATGAAGATTGTGATGAaccaataaagaaataattgattttgtttcaGGATGTGGAAGACCTAGATATAGATAGAACGATGTGGGGTGAACTGGAGTCTGAGTCTGAGGAGGAATCAGAAGAAGGTATGTTTCGCTTGTCTATAAGCAATGTTAGAGCCGAGGTCTCTAAAATAATTTGCCTTCGCCTACATCCtgttattacattatttaagacTACAAACCGTACGAATTAACTGTGCACCTCGCACTGTGACGTCATTGGGACAAAGATGGTATTGCTAATGAGCGCTTGCGCGGGGCAGCGAGGGTTGCATTCCAGCGGATCGCACAGTTAACTTGTATGAGTTGTAATAGACATTCCtaatactataataaatataaaaaaagaaatgtatgacATATCTTTTATGTTGGCAGGTAAAATTTTTCTCAATAGTGTTAAATGGCAAGCAGAAAAATTTAAACCATAacatgtaatttatatttgtttgagcAG contains these protein-coding regions:
- the LOC118275614 gene encoding splicing factor 3B subunit 2, with the translated sequence MPPPPPPGPMGTGTMPPPPMGPPGAIPPPVTSSSGPPAVPPAMPPTMPPAMPPTMPPGMGPPPGMMGMGPPPPGMGPPPPPGMGPPPGMGMGPPMGPPGMGPPRMPPNMMRGPNMKGNFGNQGMDMGPPGMGPPPNMPPMGWEGQGPPGWGRQDGPPGWDDHGEEGDEDEVEGDESSGMQGPPSSLPSLLTMKIDTPEEFRNKPVGVGGVVLPKALEEALAYKDQRQAALGDETDVAKETEEEPEAPPAPVISTEYDAEEDEGDSDDDNIPDAPQPPVISKGEGTANKANKNKRKKKKKKAARQKRREEAKKKDDDAAASGQDDGKKSSDKENEKEVEIEYVQENIQFHELEPMYRQFHRILESFKITEKKDDAIKEEDKDAPKPSKPQEKVQDQFAADEEAVEKNAADEKERLSKRKLKKLSRLSVAELKQLVSRPDVVEMYDVTARDPKLLVQLKAHRNTVQVPRHWCYKRKYLQGKRGIEKPPFDLPDFIKKTGIMEMRASLQDKEETKTLKAKMRERTRPKLGKIDIDYQKLHDAFFKWQTKPRMTIHGDLYYEGKEFETRLREKKPGDLSEELRTALGMPVGPGSHKVPPPWLIAQQRYGPPPSYPNLKIPGLNAPIPEGCAFGYHAGGWGKPPVDETGKPLYGDVFGHQSSGQDDVEDLDIDRTMWGELESESEEESEEEESDEGEKPGEGDMAAGVATPGEGLVTPLGISSVPPGMETPDTIELRKKKVESDMEGGDTPALYQVLPERRVGLTPGMMASTHVYDISAANPGKRAAPAAAAGTTSESGGGSSMGGVEVALDPSELELEPEAVAARYERHLRETRPKAHEDLSDMLADHVARQKNKRKRQQNTDSKQSKKYKEFKF